The Prunus persica cultivar Lovell chromosome G8, Prunus_persica_NCBIv2, whole genome shotgun sequence genome includes a region encoding these proteins:
- the LOC18768400 gene encoding subtilisin-like protease SBT3.6 isoform X2 — protein sequence MASSSGIIATLLLVLALHSSWVLLSFASRNVYIVYMGERQHEEPDLVSESHHEILSNVFGSKEAAKQSILYSYKHGFSGFAAVLTQSQAKLIADIPGVVHVIPNRVLNLHTTRSWNFLQVNSHISNGILSRSQSGAGSIIGIIDTGIWPESVSFRDDGMGDVPSRWRGICQEGERFNRSHCNRKIIGARWYIKGYEAEFGNLSTSDGFEFRSPRDAEGHGTHTASTAAGASIENASFMGLAAGLARGGAPSARLAVYKVCWGTGSCSSADLLAAFDDAIFDGVDVLSASLGSPPPLPSYVKDVVSIGSFHAVAKGISVICSAGNSGPYPQTVINSAPWIFTVAASTIDRAFPTAITLGNNQTVVGQALYTGMDTNKFYPLVYGGDIASIDADEDSAGNCDSGTLNDTLASGKMILCFQSRTQRLAITAIRTVMKVKGAGLIFAQFPSKDVSLSSGRLPCVQVDFAIGTYLLTYIGATRNPLVKFNPTKTQVGQQISPEVAFFSSRGPNSLSPSILKPDITAPGVNILASWSPARSPSKSPDTFKIESGTSMSCPHISGIVALLKAIHPTWSPAAIKSALVTTASLEDEYAQSIVAEGAPHKQADPFDYGGGHVDPNKAISPGLIYDIESSDYIHFLCSMGYNNTAISLVAGTKITCQKSTKFIVNLNLPSITIHELKQSMTVSRRVTNVGPVNSVYFARVQAPAGVSVKVKPSVLSFNSTVKKLEFKVIFCSLLRVQGRFTFGNLFWEDGLHVVRIPLVVRTVLDDLYADA from the exons atggcttcttcttctggGATTATTGCCACCCTTTTACTTGTTCTTGCTCTACACAGTTCTTGGGTCCTTCTCTCTTTTGCTTCCCGAAAT GTTTACATTGTGTATATGGGAGAAAGACAGCATGAAGAGCCTGACCTGGTTTCTGAGTCTCACCATGAGATTCTGTCAAATGTGTTTGGAAG CAAAGAAGCTGCGAAGCAATCAATTCTGTACAGCTACAAGCATGGATTTTCAGGGTTCGCTGCTGTCCTAACTCAGTCTCAAGCCAAGCTTATTGCAG ATATCCCTGGCGTTGTTCATGTCATCCCAAACAGAGTTCTTAATTTGCATACGACTAGAAGTTGGAATTTTCTGCAAGTAAACTCTCATATTAGCAATGGAATTCTTTCAAGGAGTCAATCGGGCGCTGGGTCTATTATTGGAATCATTGACACTG GAATTTGGCCCGAGTCTGTAAGCTTCAGAGATGATGGTATGGGAGACGTCCCATCTCGTTGGAGAGGAATATGTCAAGAAGGAGAAAGGTTCAATCGCTCCCACTGTAACAG GAAAATAATTGGTGCACGGTGGTATATTAAAGGATATGAAGCTGAATTCGGAAATCTAAGTACAAGTGATGGATTTGAATTTCGGTCTCCCCGAGATGCTGAAGGACATGGTACTCATACAGCATCTACTGCAGCTGGTGCTTCAATAGAAAATGCAAGCTTTATGGGATTAGCTGCGGGATTGGCTAGAGGAGGTGCTCCATCAGCTAGGTTAGCTGTCTACAAAGTTTGTTGGGGTACTGGCAGCTGCAGCTCAGCAGACCTACTAGCTGCATTTGATGATGCAATCTTTGATGGTGTAGATGTGCTGTCAGCATCTCTTGGTTCTCCACCTCCACTTCCTTCTTATGTTAAGGATGTTGTGTCCATTGGTTCTTTCCATGCTGTAGCTAAAGGAATCTCTGTTATATGCTCTGCTGGAAATTCTGGTCCATACCCTCAAACTGTCATAAATTCTGCTCCCTGGATTTTCACTGTTGCAGCAAGCACTATTGATCGGGCTTTTCCTACTGCGATTACCCTGGGAAACAATCAAACTGTTGTG GGTCAGGCTTTGTATACAGGGATGGATACGAACAAGTTCTATCCTCTTGTGTATGGAGGTGACATTGCCTCTATTGATGCAGATGAAGACAGTGCCGG GAATTGTGACTCAGGAACTCTAAATGATACTTTAGCAAGTGGAAAGATGATTCTTTGTTTCCAATCTCGAACACAGAGGTTAGCTATTACTGCAATCAGAACAGTGATGAAGGTTAAGGGTGCTGGTCTCATTTTTGCTCAGTTTCCTAGCAAGGATGTTTCTTTGTCCTCGGGTAGGCTACCATGTGTCCAAGTTGACTTTGCAATTGGCACATATCTGCTAACATACATAGGAGCAACCAG AAATCCCCTAGTCAAGTTCAATCCAACGAAAACACAAGTGGGACAACAGATATCTCCAGAAGTGGCATTCTTCTCTTCCCGAGgacccaattctctctctccttccatATTGAAG CCTGATATTACTGCTCCTGGTGTTAATATTTTAGCCTCCTGGTCCCCTGCTCGTTCCCCATCCAAATCTCCAGATACCTTCAAAATTGAATCAGGAACCTCCATGTCTTGTCCCCACATATCTGGTATTGTTGCTCTGCTTAAAGCTATCCATCCAACATGGAGTCCTGCTGCAATAAAATCTGCCCTGGTTACAACAG CTTCTCTAGAGGATGAATATGCTCAAAGTATTGTGGCTGAGGGAGCTCCTCACAAGCAGGCTGATCCGTTTGACTATGGTGGCGGTCATGTGGATCCTAACAAAGCCATATCCCCAGGTCTCATATATGATATAGAATCCTCGGATTACATCCATTTTCTTTGCTCCATGGGCTATAACAACACAGCCATCAGCTTAGTGGCTGGGACTAAAATCACATGCCAAAAATCGACCAAATTCATTGTAAATCTTAACCTGCCTTCCATCACCATTCATGAGCTGAAGCAGAGTATGACAGTATCAAGAAGAGTTACAAATGTCGGTCCGGTTAATTCTGTCTACTTTGCTCGTGTTCAAGCACCAGCCGGTGTGTCTGTGAAAGTTAAGCCATCAGTTTTGTCATTCAATTCTACTGTGAAGAAGCTGGAGTTCAAAGTTATCTTTTGTTCCCTACTAAGAGTTCAAGGAAGATTCACTTTCGGAAATCTGTTCTGGGAAGATGGTTTGCATGTAGTGAGAATACCACTGGTAGTTCGAACTGTCCTTGATGATCTTTATGCAGACGCATGA
- the LOC18768400 gene encoding subtilisin-like protease SBT3.9 isoform X1: protein MTTRKTEYHFHLIHQCPPTTVTTTRQFIKSRSFWLCHFQASLTTIAWLLLLGLLPPFYLFLLYTVLGSFSLLLPEMFTLCIWEKDSMKSLTWFLSLTMRFCQMCLEDIPGVVHVIPNRVLNLHTTRSWNFLQVNSHISNGILSRSQSGAGSIIGIIDTGIWPESVSFRDDGMGDVPSRWRGICQEGERFNRSHCNRKIIGARWYIKGYEAEFGNLSTSDGFEFRSPRDAEGHGTHTASTAAGASIENASFMGLAAGLARGGAPSARLAVYKVCWGTGSCSSADLLAAFDDAIFDGVDVLSASLGSPPPLPSYVKDVVSIGSFHAVAKGISVICSAGNSGPYPQTVINSAPWIFTVAASTIDRAFPTAITLGNNQTVVGQALYTGMDTNKFYPLVYGGDIASIDADEDSAGNCDSGTLNDTLASGKMILCFQSRTQRLAITAIRTVMKVKGAGLIFAQFPSKDVSLSSGRLPCVQVDFAIGTYLLTYIGATRNPLVKFNPTKTQVGQQISPEVAFFSSRGPNSLSPSILKPDITAPGVNILASWSPARSPSKSPDTFKIESGTSMSCPHISGIVALLKAIHPTWSPAAIKSALVTTASLEDEYAQSIVAEGAPHKQADPFDYGGGHVDPNKAISPGLIYDIESSDYIHFLCSMGYNNTAISLVAGTKITCQKSTKFIVNLNLPSITIHELKQSMTVSRRVTNVGPVNSVYFARVQAPAGVSVKVKPSVLSFNSTVKKLEFKVIFCSLLRVQGRFTFGNLFWEDGLHVVRIPLVVRTVLDDLYADA from the exons ATGACCACAAGAAAAACCGAATATCACTTTCATCTCATCCATCAGTGCCCACCAACAACAGTAACAACAACCCGGCAATTTATTAAGTCGAGGAGTTTTTGGCTTTGCCATTTTCAGGCCTCACTCACCACAATCgcatggcttcttcttctggGATTATTGCCACCCTTTTACTTGTTCTTGCTCTACACAGTTCTTGGGTCCTTCTCTCTTTTGCTTCCCGAAAT GTTTACATTGTGTATATGGGAGAAAGACAGCATGAAGAGCCTGACCTGGTTTCTGAGTCTCACCATGAGATTCTGTCAAATGTGTTTGGAAG ATATCCCTGGCGTTGTTCATGTCATCCCAAACAGAGTTCTTAATTTGCATACGACTAGAAGTTGGAATTTTCTGCAAGTAAACTCTCATATTAGCAATGGAATTCTTTCAAGGAGTCAATCGGGCGCTGGGTCTATTATTGGAATCATTGACACTG GAATTTGGCCCGAGTCTGTAAGCTTCAGAGATGATGGTATGGGAGACGTCCCATCTCGTTGGAGAGGAATATGTCAAGAAGGAGAAAGGTTCAATCGCTCCCACTGTAACAG GAAAATAATTGGTGCACGGTGGTATATTAAAGGATATGAAGCTGAATTCGGAAATCTAAGTACAAGTGATGGATTTGAATTTCGGTCTCCCCGAGATGCTGAAGGACATGGTACTCATACAGCATCTACTGCAGCTGGTGCTTCAATAGAAAATGCAAGCTTTATGGGATTAGCTGCGGGATTGGCTAGAGGAGGTGCTCCATCAGCTAGGTTAGCTGTCTACAAAGTTTGTTGGGGTACTGGCAGCTGCAGCTCAGCAGACCTACTAGCTGCATTTGATGATGCAATCTTTGATGGTGTAGATGTGCTGTCAGCATCTCTTGGTTCTCCACCTCCACTTCCTTCTTATGTTAAGGATGTTGTGTCCATTGGTTCTTTCCATGCTGTAGCTAAAGGAATCTCTGTTATATGCTCTGCTGGAAATTCTGGTCCATACCCTCAAACTGTCATAAATTCTGCTCCCTGGATTTTCACTGTTGCAGCAAGCACTATTGATCGGGCTTTTCCTACTGCGATTACCCTGGGAAACAATCAAACTGTTGTG GGTCAGGCTTTGTATACAGGGATGGATACGAACAAGTTCTATCCTCTTGTGTATGGAGGTGACATTGCCTCTATTGATGCAGATGAAGACAGTGCCGG GAATTGTGACTCAGGAACTCTAAATGATACTTTAGCAAGTGGAAAGATGATTCTTTGTTTCCAATCTCGAACACAGAGGTTAGCTATTACTGCAATCAGAACAGTGATGAAGGTTAAGGGTGCTGGTCTCATTTTTGCTCAGTTTCCTAGCAAGGATGTTTCTTTGTCCTCGGGTAGGCTACCATGTGTCCAAGTTGACTTTGCAATTGGCACATATCTGCTAACATACATAGGAGCAACCAG AAATCCCCTAGTCAAGTTCAATCCAACGAAAACACAAGTGGGACAACAGATATCTCCAGAAGTGGCATTCTTCTCTTCCCGAGgacccaattctctctctccttccatATTGAAG CCTGATATTACTGCTCCTGGTGTTAATATTTTAGCCTCCTGGTCCCCTGCTCGTTCCCCATCCAAATCTCCAGATACCTTCAAAATTGAATCAGGAACCTCCATGTCTTGTCCCCACATATCTGGTATTGTTGCTCTGCTTAAAGCTATCCATCCAACATGGAGTCCTGCTGCAATAAAATCTGCCCTGGTTACAACAG CTTCTCTAGAGGATGAATATGCTCAAAGTATTGTGGCTGAGGGAGCTCCTCACAAGCAGGCTGATCCGTTTGACTATGGTGGCGGTCATGTGGATCCTAACAAAGCCATATCCCCAGGTCTCATATATGATATAGAATCCTCGGATTACATCCATTTTCTTTGCTCCATGGGCTATAACAACACAGCCATCAGCTTAGTGGCTGGGACTAAAATCACATGCCAAAAATCGACCAAATTCATTGTAAATCTTAACCTGCCTTCCATCACCATTCATGAGCTGAAGCAGAGTATGACAGTATCAAGAAGAGTTACAAATGTCGGTCCGGTTAATTCTGTCTACTTTGCTCGTGTTCAAGCACCAGCCGGTGTGTCTGTGAAAGTTAAGCCATCAGTTTTGTCATTCAATTCTACTGTGAAGAAGCTGGAGTTCAAAGTTATCTTTTGTTCCCTACTAAGAGTTCAAGGAAGATTCACTTTCGGAAATCTGTTCTGGGAAGATGGTTTGCATGTAGTGAGAATACCACTGGTAGTTCGAACTGTCCTTGATGATCTTTATGCAGACGCATGA
- the LOC18767283 gene encoding GATA transcription factor 5 gives MELCTKALKSSLRRELTLKSNQQALIDEFWCATGISGVPSEDFSVDDLLDLSNGEFEDGSVEEEEEEEKDSVSVDDESSNSSNFVSADSESALASQLLVPDDDLAGLEWVSHFADDSLLDLSLLHPVGTQKPEALALTPSEPEAKPVQSRPTWFPKQVPVKPRSKRCRPASRVWSYPSSSSPSSSSSCSSGFSFSTPCLIFNNPVHSADVFVGEPATKKQKKKPAVQTGVDGSVGVQFQRRCSHCHVQKTPQWRTGPLGAKTLCNACGVRFKSGRLFPEYRPACSPTFSGDVHSNSHRKVLEMRKRKEAGGPEPGLNRVIPSF, from the exons ATGGAGCTCTGCACAAAGGCTTTGAAATCAAGTTTACGCAGAGAACTGACCTTGAAGTCGAACCAGCAAGCTTTGATTGATGAGTTTTGGTGCGCCACTGGAATTTCTGGTGTACCCAGTGAAGATTTTTCAGTGGACGACCTTCTTGACCTCTCTAATGGCGAATTCGAAGATGGGtctgttgaagaagaagaagaagaagaaaaagactcAGTTTCTGTGGATGATGAAAGTTCCAATTCAAGCAACTTTGTCTCTGCCGACTCTGAGTCTGCTCTGGCCAGCCAACTCTTAGTCCCG GATGATGATTTAGCAGGGCTTGAATGGGTTTCTCACTTTGCGGATGATTCTCTGTTAGACCTCTCTCTGCTTCACCCAGTCGGTACCCAAAAACCGGAGGCTCTTGCCTTGACCCCGTCTGAACCGGAGGCCAAACCGGTTCAATCAAGACCCACATGGTTTCCTAAACAAGTTCCAGTGAAACCCAGGAGCAAGCGTTGCAGACCGGCCAGTCGAGTTTGGTCGTACCCGTCTTCGTCTTCACCATCGTCGTcgtcttcttgttcttctgggttttcattttcaacgcCTTGTCTTATCTTCAACAACCCGGTTCACAGCGCGGACGTGTTTGTCGGTGAACCGGCGACcaagaaacagaagaaaaaaccgGCGGTTCAAACCGGGGTCGACGGTTCAGTTGGGGTACAGTTTCAGAGGAGGTGTAGTCATTGCCATGTTCAAAAGACCCCACAATGGAGAACCGGTCCACTTGGTGCCAAAACTCTATGTAATGCGTGCGGGGTCCGGTTCAAGTCTGGGCGGCTTTTTCCGGAGTATAGACCTGCATGCAGTCCGACTTTTTCTGGTGACGTCCACTCGAATAGTCACCGCAAAGTGTTGGAGAtgaggaagagaaaagaggCGGGCGGACCCGAGCCCGGGTTGAACCGAGTAATTCCAAGTTTTTGA